CCCCCCGTCCCCCCCGTCCCCCGCCTCCATCCCGTGCTCCGCCTCCCACTCCTGCAGAACCTCGTCCAGGTTGAACCTCCGTCTGTAGTTTACCAGGAAGTTCTTCACCTGCACCACCGACTTGTTACCAATCACGTCTGAGATCGCCTGGAAATCCCGCCCATACTTCCTGATGGCTGCATGTCATTGGACGAGGGAGAGAGAGTCAATAACtaacgctaaaagtagtgattatttacatggagtctggtggagatatgctgctctatatacgctaaaagtagtgattatttacatggagtctggtggagatatgctgctctatgcacgctaaaagtagtgattatttacatggagtctggtgaagatatgctgctctatacacactaaaagtagtgattatttacatggagtctggtggagatatgttgctctatacacgctaaaagtagtgattatttacatggagtctggtggagatatgctgctctatacaaactaaaagtagtgattatttacatggagtctggtggagatatgctgctctatacacactaaaagtagtgattatttacatggagtctggtggagatatgctgctctatacacactaaaagtagtgattatttacatggagtctggttgtcCTAGCGTTCAGGTTTACCTTGTACAGCGAGCAGCTGCTCCTCTGTGGTCCAACGATTGTTAAACTTCTGATTTgcctgaaataaaaacaacaacatcatgaCGATGCAACGAACGACAGCATCAGCATCAGTTAATGTTGCCGTGGTTACCTCAGGCTGTCTGAACTCGTCTACTCCTGAGCTGATTTTCTCCTTTAGAGAACTGTTGGACTGTTTAATGGTCTGAATctgaaacagaaagacagacaggttaggagagagaggcagacaggcagacaggcagacagacagacaggcaggcagacaggtaCCTGTCTCTTGATGGACACCAGCTGGCAGTCCAGATGTCTGATGACTCCCTGAGCAGACGAAGACGAGAGAGAGACGACGTCCTGCTGATTCAGGAACATTCCTCTGGGAGGACGCTTCTTCAGTCGCTGGGACGCCTTGCTGCCTgtctacagagagacagacaggcagagaaagagacattaTGACATCATTAATAACCTGAAGATACTATGACACCATTATGACATCATCATTCAGAGTCACATGGTTACCTTGA
This DNA window, taken from Etheostoma cragini isolate CJK2018 unplaced genomic scaffold, CSU_Ecrag_1.0 ScbMSFa_2656, whole genome shotgun sequence, encodes the following:
- the LOC117940519 gene encoding REST corepressor 1-like; protein product: MFLNQQDVVSLSSSSAQGVIRHLDCQLVSIKRQIQTIKQSNSSLKEKISSGVDEFRQPEANQKFNNRWTTEEQLLAVQAIRKYGRDFQAISDVIGNKSVVQVKNFLVNYRRRFNLDEVLQEWEAEHGMEAGDGGDG